In Thermodesulfovibrionales bacterium, a single genomic region encodes these proteins:
- a CDS encoding HrcA family transcriptional regulator: TLRRINLYRYQKEYLAITLLTDEGTIQNRIVRIDSDLSQRDLSRISDYLNAEFTGHTVSEIRSRIVREMEKDKALCDTIISQAIRICREALNSEYSDLFVSGLSEVLGLPDFSDLERIKEISRAIEDKHLIIKVLDALSESEGTTVVIGSENAASEMKKLSMVVATYKEGDRPIGSIGIIGPTRMDYLKAIAIVSATAHHLTKVLTDK, from the coding sequence ACGTTGCGGAGGATCAACCTTTACCGCTATCAGAAGGAATATCTGGCGATAACCCTTCTGACCGATGAGGGAACCATTCAGAACAGGATAGTTCGTATTGATTCCGATCTCTCGCAGCGCGACCTGAGCAGGATATCGGACTATCTGAACGCCGAGTTCACCGGCCATACGGTGAGCGAAATCAGGTCGAGAATCGTGCGGGAAATGGAGAAAGACAAGGCCCTCTGCGACACGATCATCTCTCAGGCGATACGGATATGTCGGGAGGCTCTCAATTCCGAATATAGCGACCTCTTCGTCTCGGGTCTTTCCGAAGTCCTGGGGCTCCCGGACTTTTCTGACCTCGAGAGGATCAAGGAGATCTCACGGGCAATCGAAGACAAACATCTCATCATTAAGGTCCTCGATGCCCTCTCCGAGTCGGAAGGAACAACGGTCGTCATAGGCTCTGAGAATGCCGCCTCGGAAATGAAGAAGTTGAGCATGGTGGTAGCCACATACAAGGAGGGGGACAGACCCATAGGGAGCATCGGGATCATCGGACCGACGCGCATGGATTATCTGAAGGCGATAGCGATAGTTTCTGCA